A window of the Azospirillum formosense genome harbors these coding sequences:
- a CDS encoding toxin-antitoxin system YwqK family antitoxin, translated as MADDPVPDPQPVEERDEQGRIVRSGEMHGELFHGLFTAYGEDGHPILRARLRAGKLHGEVRNYAPGGALVQVAEYADGVQHGQTTFYADARPTCRMTYRDGLLNGPSVFFHETGTVAAVFQYCDGKREGEALFHSPQGRPMRRESYANDRLHGPVLGYYDDGTVSERATFLDGLQDGVLRRFFPSGALMQHGVYRRGLLIEPLRTYSEDGKEIAVLQPPAG; from the coding sequence ATGGCCGACGATCCCGTACCCGATCCCCAACCCGTGGAGGAGCGCGACGAGCAGGGCCGCATCGTGCGCAGCGGCGAGATGCACGGGGAGTTGTTCCACGGCCTCTTCACCGCCTACGGCGAGGACGGGCACCCGATCCTGCGCGCCCGGCTGCGCGCCGGGAAGCTGCATGGCGAGGTGCGCAACTACGCGCCCGGCGGCGCCCTGGTCCAGGTGGCGGAGTATGCGGACGGCGTGCAGCACGGCCAGACCACCTTCTACGCCGACGCCCGCCCGACCTGCCGCATGACCTACCGCGACGGGCTTCTCAACGGCCCGTCCGTCTTCTTCCACGAAACGGGCACAGTGGCCGCCGTCTTCCAGTATTGCGACGGCAAGCGCGAGGGCGAGGCGCTGTTCCACAGCCCGCAGGGCCGCCCGATGCGGCGGGAGAGCTACGCCAACGACCGCCTGCACGGCCCGGTGCTGGGCTATTACGACGACGGCACGGTGAGCGAGCGCGCGACCTTTCTGGACGGACTCCAGGACGGGGTGCTGCGCCGCTTCTTCCCGTCCGGCGCGCTGATGCAGCACGGCGTCTACCGCCGCGGCCTGCTGATCGAACCGCTGCGGACCTATTCGGAGGACGGCAAGGAGATCGCCGTGCTGCAGCCCCCGGCGGGGTGA
- a CDS encoding DUF4280 domain-containing protein, with protein MSQAVCAGAMMTCSFGAAPSALVVLPLNRTMAGGPPMANIMDNKPIMNIPPFGVCTSPANPVVASMIPVPPPGVIKPQPCVPCTVAPWVPGAPTVMVGNMPALTSTSKLMCNWGGVIQIVVPGQFTVQTP; from the coding sequence ATGAGTCAGGCGGTGTGCGCGGGAGCCATGATGACCTGCAGCTTCGGGGCGGCGCCGTCCGCCCTGGTGGTGCTGCCGCTGAACCGGACGATGGCCGGCGGGCCGCCGATGGCGAACATCATGGACAACAAGCCGATCATGAACATCCCGCCCTTCGGCGTGTGCACCAGCCCGGCGAACCCCGTGGTCGCCTCGATGATCCCGGTGCCGCCGCCGGGCGTGATCAAGCCGCAGCCCTGCGTTCCCTGCACCGTCGCCCCCTGGGTGCCCGGCGCCCCGACCGTGATGGTCGGCAACATGCCGGCCCTGACCTCCACCAGCAAGCTGATGTGCAACTGGGGCGGGGTGATCCAGATCGTCGTGCCGGGGCAGTTCACGGTGCAGACGCCGTGA
- a CDS encoding DNA polymerase IV → MAVFDDCKVLCRDCAAALRGSEPRCPKCGGRRLVRHEELHGLAIGHIDCDAFYATVEKRDRPELVSRPLIIGGDRRGVVAACCYIARMAGVRSAMPMWQALEACPDAVVLRPDMAKYKAVGRQARDLMHAFTPLVEPLSIDEAFLDLSGVAERLSISPAQALAELVRRFENQLGITASVGLSYNKLFAKIASDLEKPRGFSVIGRGQALDFLAPKPVSILWGVGPVLQRKLQSDGIRTVGDLRGWSEIDLVRRHGKMGRLLHRFARGQDDRRVEPESPSKSISAETTFDWETADKAALKDALLPLAETVARRLSAAGLRGRSVVLKMKTADFQTITRSRRVDPPARSAGLIWQTGCEMLDAEPDGRSIRLIGVGCTDLLDPETEAEPGLFDGFGPSPPG, encoded by the coding sequence ATGGCTGTGTTCGACGATTGCAAGGTCCTGTGCCGCGACTGCGCGGCGGCTCTCCGCGGGAGCGAGCCGCGCTGCCCGAAATGCGGCGGCCGGCGGCTGGTCCGGCATGAGGAGCTGCACGGCCTCGCCATCGGCCACATCGACTGCGACGCCTTCTACGCCACGGTGGAGAAGCGCGACCGGCCCGAGCTGGTCAGCCGCCCGCTGATCATTGGCGGCGACCGGCGCGGGGTGGTCGCCGCCTGCTGCTACATCGCGCGGATGGCCGGGGTGCGCTCGGCCATGCCGATGTGGCAGGCGCTGGAGGCCTGTCCGGACGCCGTCGTGCTGCGGCCCGACATGGCGAAGTACAAGGCGGTGGGCCGGCAGGCGCGGGACCTGATGCACGCCTTCACCCCGCTGGTCGAGCCGCTGTCCATCGACGAGGCCTTCCTCGACCTGTCCGGCGTGGCGGAGCGGCTGAGCATCAGCCCGGCCCAGGCCCTGGCCGAGCTGGTCCGCCGCTTCGAGAACCAGCTGGGCATCACCGCCTCGGTCGGGCTCAGCTACAACAAGCTGTTCGCCAAGATCGCCTCCGACCTGGAGAAGCCGCGGGGATTCTCGGTGATCGGGCGGGGGCAGGCGCTGGACTTCCTGGCGCCGAAGCCGGTGTCGATCCTATGGGGCGTCGGGCCGGTGCTCCAGCGCAAGCTGCAATCCGACGGCATCCGCACCGTGGGCGACCTGCGCGGCTGGTCGGAGATCGATCTGGTGCGCCGCCACGGCAAGATGGGCCGCCTGCTGCACCGCTTCGCCCGCGGCCAGGACGACCGCCGGGTGGAGCCGGAGTCGCCGAGCAAGAGCATTTCCGCCGAAACGACCTTCGATTGGGAAACCGCCGACAAGGCCGCGCTGAAGGATGCGCTGCTCCCGCTGGCCGAGACGGTGGCGCGCCGCCTGTCGGCCGCGGGCTTGCGGGGGCGCAGCGTCGTGCTGAAGATGAAGACGGCCGATTTCCAGACGATCACCCGCTCCCGAAGGGTCGACCCGCCCGCCCGGTCGGCGGGGCTGATCTGGCAGACCGGCTGCGAGATGCTGGACGCCGAGCCGGATGGGCGGTCGATCCGACTGATCGGCGTCGGCTGCACCGACCTGCTCGACCCGGAGACCGAGGCGGAGCCGGGCCTGTTCGACGGGTTCGGCCCGTCTCCGCCGGGTTGA
- a CDS encoding ChrR family anti-sigma-E factor: MTVPAHHPAPELLLDYAAGSLRVVQSLLVAAHLAYCPECRAQVAELEACGGVLLAELPPEPVSDTLFGTLMTRLGDAGTVPPPPVPAPAERSLFPGPLRRVIGAEPESLEWVRVVPGVHLSAWGLGAGTASACLLRMAPGARVPAHRHTDSEMLLVMKGGFSDEFGAYRVGDVASYDTGTPHHAVADADGECLCLLVQDQPLVFTGPLGWLLNRGFRF, translated from the coding sequence ATGACCGTGCCGGCCCATCATCCCGCCCCCGAACTGCTGCTCGACTACGCCGCCGGCAGCCTGCGTGTGGTGCAGTCGCTTCTCGTCGCCGCGCATCTCGCCTATTGCCCGGAATGCCGGGCGCAGGTCGCGGAGTTGGAGGCCTGCGGCGGCGTCCTGCTGGCGGAACTGCCGCCGGAGCCGGTGTCCGACACGCTGTTCGGCACCCTGATGACCCGGTTGGGCGATGCGGGCACCGTCCCGCCGCCGCCCGTGCCCGCACCCGCAGAAAGGAGCCTGTTTCCCGGCCCTCTGCGCCGCGTCATCGGGGCGGAGCCGGAGTCGCTGGAGTGGGTGCGCGTCGTCCCGGGCGTCCATCTGTCCGCCTGGGGCCTTGGCGCGGGAACGGCCTCGGCCTGCCTGCTGCGCATGGCGCCGGGCGCGCGGGTGCCGGCCCACCGCCACACCGACAGCGAGATGCTGCTGGTGATGAAGGGCGGCTTCTCCGACGAGTTCGGGGCCTACCGGGTCGGCGACGTGGCGTCCTACGACACCGGCACGCCGCACCACGCCGTGGCCGACGCGGACGGGGAATGCCTGTGCCTGCTGGTGCAGGACCAGCCCCTGGTCTTCACCGGTCCGCTCGGCTGGCTGCTCAATCGGGGTTTCCGCTTCTGA
- a CDS encoding sigma-70 family RNA polymerase sigma factor — protein sequence MLPKADSNDPTMPDHEQLLLAVARNRDSTAFRALFDHFAPRIKAYMRRLGADSSAAEELVQDVMMAVWLRADRFDPALASASTWIYTIARNRRIDRVRQERRPELQPDDLMPDGGEEPTPDHQFEAAETAFRLRTVIGNLPPEQADVLRLAYYEDKVHAEISAERGIPLGTVKTRLRLALVRLRRAFGEGA from the coding sequence ATGCTGCCGAAGGCCGATTCGAACGACCCGACCATGCCGGACCACGAGCAACTTCTGCTTGCCGTCGCGCGCAACCGCGACTCCACGGCCTTCCGCGCGCTGTTCGATCACTTCGCGCCGCGGATCAAGGCCTACATGCGCCGGCTGGGCGCCGACAGCAGCGCGGCGGAGGAGCTGGTCCAGGACGTCATGATGGCGGTGTGGCTGCGGGCCGACCGCTTCGACCCGGCGCTGGCCAGCGCCTCCACCTGGATCTACACCATCGCCCGCAACCGCCGGATCGACCGCGTCCGGCAGGAGCGGCGGCCCGAGCTTCAGCCCGACGACCTGATGCCGGACGGTGGGGAGGAGCCGACGCCCGACCACCAGTTCGAAGCGGCCGAGACGGCCTTCCGCCTGCGCACGGTGATCGGCAATCTGCCGCCGGAGCAGGCGGACGTGCTGCGGCTCGCCTACTACGAGGACAAGGTTCATGCGGAAATCTCCGCCGAACGCGGCATCCCGCTGGGTACCGTGAAGACCCGCCTGCGGCTGGCCCTCGTCCGCCTGCGCCGGGCCTTCGGGGAGGGGGCATGA
- a CDS encoding sigma 54-interacting transcriptional regulator, translated as MSLEPNFEHLRARAVESLFHHLADACVGLIVVDQHARIAWIGERYLELLGYSGNPDDALGRPVEEVIPNSQMRHVVESGQTMLLDLMDIGERTIVVTRLPLREEDGTLIGAIGFALFDRADRLRPLMSKYQKLQEELTRTRQELAQERRAKYSLSQMIGNSDSMREVKRLARRAAQLDSTVLLLGETGTGKELLAHGIHAASPRANAPFVGVNVAAIPENLLESELFGVAPGAYTGADRKMREGKFQLADGGTLFLDEIGDMPLPLQAKLLRVLQEREFEAVGSNKVVRVDLRVIAATSRDLDALVRERQFRADLYYRLNVVPITLPPLRDRTEDIGSIADRILDELAFTTAAPSRELTAGAIAVLEDYDWPGNVRELRNVLERVSAMTDDAALTAEHIRGALPRAAGPAGSGDRPAEGGDRPLSDVLKDTERAAIVGALSRTGGVKAKAAKLLGISRASLYERMQALGIREDTQGAV; from the coding sequence ATGAGCCTCGAACCGAACTTCGAACATTTGCGGGCCCGGGCCGTGGAGTCGCTGTTCCACCATCTGGCGGACGCCTGCGTCGGGCTGATCGTGGTCGACCAGCACGCGCGGATCGCCTGGATCGGCGAGCGCTATCTGGAGTTGCTCGGCTATTCCGGCAACCCGGACGACGCGCTGGGCCGCCCGGTGGAGGAGGTCATTCCCAACAGCCAGATGCGCCATGTCGTGGAGAGCGGGCAGACCATGCTGCTCGACCTCATGGACATCGGGGAACGGACCATCGTGGTGACCCGCCTGCCGCTGCGCGAGGAGGACGGGACGCTGATCGGCGCCATCGGCTTCGCCCTGTTCGACCGGGCCGACCGGCTGCGCCCGCTGATGTCGAAGTACCAGAAGCTTCAGGAGGAGCTGACCCGCACCCGCCAGGAGCTGGCGCAGGAGCGGCGCGCGAAGTACTCCCTGTCGCAGATGATCGGCAACAGCGATTCCATGCGCGAGGTGAAGCGTCTGGCCCGCCGCGCCGCGCAGCTCGACAGCACCGTCCTGCTGCTGGGCGAGACCGGCACCGGCAAGGAGTTGCTGGCCCACGGCATCCACGCCGCCAGCCCGCGCGCCAACGCGCCGTTTGTCGGGGTGAACGTCGCGGCGATCCCGGAAAATCTCCTTGAATCGGAGCTTTTCGGCGTCGCTCCCGGCGCCTACACCGGCGCCGACCGCAAGATGCGCGAGGGCAAGTTCCAGCTGGCCGACGGCGGCACCCTGTTCCTGGACGAGATCGGCGACATGCCGCTGCCGCTCCAGGCCAAGCTGCTGCGCGTGCTGCAGGAGCGGGAGTTCGAGGCGGTCGGCTCCAACAAGGTGGTGCGCGTCGATCTGCGCGTCATCGCGGCGACCAGCCGCGACCTCGACGCCCTGGTCCGCGAGCGGCAGTTCCGCGCCGACCTCTATTACCGTTTGAACGTGGTGCCGATCACCCTGCCGCCCCTACGCGACCGGACGGAGGACATCGGCAGCATCGCCGACCGCATCCTCGACGAGTTGGCCTTCACCACCGCCGCGCCGTCTCGGGAACTGACCGCCGGTGCCATTGCCGTGCTGGAGGATTACGACTGGCCGGGCAACGTGCGGGAGTTGCGCAACGTGCTGGAGCGGGTGTCGGCGATGACCGACGACGCGGCCCTGACCGCCGAGCACATCCGCGGCGCCCTGCCGCGCGCGGCGGGTCCCGCCGGTTCGGGCGACCGCCCGGCGGAGGGTGGTGACCGTCCCTTGAGCGACGTGCTGAAGGACACGGAGCGCGCCGCCATCGTCGGCGCCCTGTCGCGCACCGGCGGGGTGAAGGCGAAGGCCGCCAAGCTGTTGGGGATTTCACGCGCCTCGCTCTACGAGCGGATGCAGGCGCTGGGGATCAGGGAGGACACGCAAGGGGCGGTCTAA
- the pflB gene encoding formate C-acetyltransferase: protein MDSLMFEPKTPVAEAETPNPWRGFAPGSWRTTVDLRDFIVKNVRPYDGDGSFLSPASDRTLSLWNKVRDLLKEERAAKGGVLDADTELVSSIVSHAPGYIDRELEVIVGLQTDKPLKRSIMPFGGWRMVKTGLEAYGFKPSPKLDDVFPALRKTHNDGVFDVYTEEMLRCRKSGVITGLPDAYGRGRIIGDYRRLALYGADFLIEDKKAQYKSLEVDRIDEHTLRLREEITEQIRALRDLVTMAKSYGFDVTRPATNAFEAVQWTYLAYLAAVKEANGAAMSLGRVSSFLDVYIERDLREGRLDEAGAQELIDQFVIKLRMVRFLRTPEYDQLFSGDPTWVTECIGGMALDGRTLVTKGSFRMLHTLQNLGPAPEPNLTVLWSESLPEGFKAFCAETSIKTCSVQYENDDLMRPYWGDDYGIACCVSAMRIGKQMQFFGARANLAKTLLYAINGGRDEVSGEQVGPAFAPITGDVLDHDTVVARLLPMMEWLARAYMNTLNAIHFMHDKYMYERLEMALHDRDVLRTMACGIAGLSVVADSLSAIRHATVKVVRDERGLATDFVIEGDYPAFGNNDDRVDGIAVWLVETFMGLLRKQKAYRDAVPTQSVLTITSNVVYGKKTGNTPDGRKAGQPFAPGANPMHGRDRKGAIASMASVAKLPYTHAQDGISYTFTIVPGALGPTEGERVANLVGMLDGYFGQGGHHINVNVFDRETLLHAMDHPELYPQLTIRVSGYAVNFIKLTREQQMDVISRTFHGAH from the coding sequence ATGGATTCCCTGATGTTCGAACCGAAAACCCCCGTTGCCGAAGCCGAGACGCCGAATCCCTGGCGCGGTTTCGCGCCCGGTTCCTGGCGGACCACGGTCGATCTGCGCGATTTCATTGTGAAGAACGTCCGCCCCTACGACGGCGACGGCAGCTTCCTCTCCCCGGCCAGCGACCGCACCCTGTCGCTGTGGAACAAGGTGCGCGATCTCCTGAAGGAGGAGCGCGCGGCCAAGGGCGGGGTTCTCGACGCCGACACGGAGCTGGTGTCCTCCATCGTCAGCCACGCCCCCGGCTATATTGACCGGGAGCTTGAGGTCATCGTCGGGCTGCAGACGGACAAGCCGCTGAAGCGGTCGATCATGCCCTTCGGCGGCTGGCGGATGGTCAAGACGGGCCTGGAGGCCTACGGCTTCAAGCCCTCGCCCAAGCTGGACGACGTGTTCCCGGCGCTGCGCAAGACACACAACGACGGCGTTTTCGACGTCTACACCGAAGAGATGCTGCGCTGCCGCAAGTCGGGGGTCATCACCGGCCTGCCGGACGCCTACGGGCGCGGGCGCATCATCGGCGACTACCGCCGGCTGGCGCTCTACGGCGCCGATTTCCTGATCGAGGACAAGAAGGCCCAGTACAAGAGCCTGGAAGTCGACCGCATCGACGAGCATACGCTGCGTCTGCGCGAGGAGATCACCGAGCAGATCCGGGCGCTGCGCGATCTCGTGACGATGGCCAAGTCCTACGGCTTCGACGTGACCCGCCCGGCGACCAACGCCTTCGAGGCGGTGCAGTGGACCTATCTGGCCTATCTGGCGGCGGTGAAGGAGGCCAATGGTGCCGCCATGTCGCTCGGCCGCGTGTCGAGCTTCCTCGACGTCTACATCGAGCGCGACCTGCGTGAAGGCCGCCTGGACGAGGCGGGCGCCCAGGAGCTGATCGACCAGTTCGTCATCAAGCTGCGGATGGTGCGCTTCCTGCGCACGCCGGAATACGACCAGCTCTTCTCGGGCGACCCGACCTGGGTGACCGAGTGCATCGGCGGCATGGCGCTCGACGGGCGCACGCTGGTCACCAAGGGCAGCTTCCGCATGCTGCACACGCTCCAGAATCTCGGGCCGGCGCCGGAGCCGAACCTGACGGTGCTGTGGTCGGAGAGCCTGCCGGAGGGCTTCAAGGCCTTCTGCGCCGAGACCTCCATCAAGACCTGCTCGGTGCAGTACGAGAACGACGACCTGATGCGGCCCTACTGGGGCGACGACTACGGCATCGCCTGCTGCGTCTCGGCCATGCGCATCGGCAAGCAGATGCAGTTCTTCGGCGCCCGCGCCAACCTCGCCAAGACGCTGCTCTACGCCATCAACGGCGGCCGCGACGAGGTGTCGGGCGAGCAGGTCGGCCCGGCCTTCGCGCCGATCACCGGCGACGTGCTCGACCACGACACGGTGGTCGCCCGCCTGCTGCCGATGATGGAGTGGCTGGCCCGCGCCTACATGAACACGCTCAACGCCATCCACTTCATGCACGACAAGTACATGTACGAGCGGCTGGAGATGGCGCTGCACGACCGCGACGTGCTGCGCACCATGGCCTGCGGCATCGCCGGCCTGAGCGTGGTCGCGGACAGCCTGTCGGCGATCAGGCACGCCACGGTCAAGGTGGTCCGCGACGAGCGCGGCCTTGCCACCGACTTCGTCATCGAGGGCGACTACCCGGCCTTCGGCAACAACGACGACCGGGTCGACGGGATCGCGGTGTGGCTGGTGGAGACCTTCATGGGCCTGCTGCGCAAGCAGAAGGCCTACCGCGACGCGGTGCCCACCCAGTCGGTGCTGACGATCACCTCGAACGTGGTCTACGGCAAGAAGACGGGCAACACGCCGGACGGGCGCAAGGCCGGCCAGCCCTTCGCGCCGGGGGCCAACCCGATGCACGGACGCGACCGCAAGGGGGCGATCGCCTCGATGGCGTCGGTGGCCAAGCTGCCCTACACCCACGCCCAGGACGGCATCAGCTACACCTTCACGATCGTGCCCGGCGCGCTGGGGCCGACCGAGGGTGAGCGGGTGGCCAATCTGGTGGGCATGCTGGACGGCTATTTCGGCCAGGGCGGCCACCACATCAACGTGAACGTCTTCGACCGCGAGACGCTGCTGCACGCCATGGACCATCCGGAGCTGTACCCGCAGCTGACCATCCGGGTGTCGGGCTATGCGGTGAACTTCATCAAGCTGACCCGCGAGCAGCAGATGGACGTCATCAGCCGCACCTTCCACGGCGCGCATTGA
- a CDS encoding PqiC family protein, with amino-acid sequence MAPIAHARRLLLCASAVALLAACSTPPSRFYHLDAVAPGAAPQGAAPLRGSEAQRRVIGLEGVKVPGYLDRSELVMRAPGNRLVVREFDRWGGPLDEMVTRTLLRNLEMDLPGAEVVGLPLQRDFPLSQVVEVTLDRFDAAEDGPAVLEARWRVFDQSGDRLRRLGHTAAQEPVAAAGDPGAVADALSRTLARLAQDIASALR; translated from the coding sequence ATGGCTCCGATTGCTCACGCCCGTCGCCTTCTGCTGTGCGCCTCCGCTGTGGCCTTGCTGGCCGCCTGCAGCACGCCGCCCAGCCGCTTCTACCATCTGGACGCCGTCGCGCCGGGCGCCGCCCCGCAAGGCGCAGCCCCGTTGCGGGGAAGCGAGGCGCAACGGCGGGTGATCGGTCTGGAGGGGGTGAAGGTTCCCGGCTACCTCGACCGGTCGGAATTGGTGATGCGGGCGCCGGGCAACCGGCTGGTCGTCCGGGAGTTCGACCGCTGGGGCGGCCCCCTCGACGAGATGGTGACCCGCACTCTGCTGCGGAACCTGGAGATGGACCTGCCGGGGGCGGAGGTGGTCGGCCTGCCGCTTCAGCGCGACTTCCCGCTGTCCCAGGTGGTCGAGGTGACGCTGGACCGCTTCGACGCGGCGGAGGACGGGCCGGCGGTCCTGGAGGCGCGCTGGCGCGTCTTCGACCAGAGCGGCGACCGGCTGCGCCGTCTGGGCCACACCGCGGCGCAGGAGCCGGTGGCCGCGGCCGGCGATCCCGGTGCCGTCGCCGACGCGCTCAGCCGCACCCTGGCCCGTCTGGCGCAAGATATCGCAAGCGCCCTGCGCTGA
- a CDS encoding MlaD family protein has translation MTDPNSTVEPASPVIRRRRGLPLIWLVPLIAALIGGWLAWKTLNERGPTITITFDTAEGLEPGKTRVRYRDVDVGTVQGVAVSPDLANVIVTVRMVKGAASYLNDRTSFWVVKPRLGFGGVSGLGTLVSGAYIGMDPGTGNGEALTAFRGLEEPPLIRSSSPGRRFALRADRLGGLGPGAPIYYRGIQVGEVVGYEFSKDWQSLTIPVFIHAPYDRIVRPNTRFWNASGLSVSIGPEGPTVALESLQSLATGGVSFETPGLGGPGDNGEIAAEGTDFPLYENRSAASDARFTRRVPFLVHFDGSVRGLHPGSAVEFRGIRVGEVTDIRLDVDPVTGNARIPVTLNIEPERLGGELPAAHDTEAAYAGMKALVEQGLRAQLRTGNLLTGELIVTLDLFPDAPKQTMISGGPYPELPSQPNVLDTATKTATDLMNELARAPIAETVVELRSTIQKAGALIGSPEVAQAMVSLSRSLAELEKTTQALGSEGEPTIRALRDVAENTSKLVRQAEKTLSSTDGLVNSSRPAVNDLQGLVRELTAAARSIRGLTDYLERHPEALIRGKRG, from the coding sequence ATGACTGATCCGAATTCCACCGTGGAGCCGGCCAGCCCGGTGATCCGCCGCCGCCGCGGTCTGCCGCTGATCTGGCTGGTGCCGCTGATCGCCGCGCTGATCGGCGGCTGGCTGGCCTGGAAGACCCTGAACGAGCGCGGGCCGACCATCACCATCACCTTCGACACGGCGGAGGGGCTGGAACCCGGCAAGACCCGCGTGCGCTATCGCGACGTGGATGTCGGGACTGTGCAGGGTGTGGCGGTCTCGCCCGACCTGGCGAACGTCATCGTCACCGTGCGCATGGTGAAGGGAGCGGCCTCCTACCTCAACGACCGGACGAGCTTCTGGGTGGTCAAGCCGCGGCTGGGCTTCGGCGGCGTCTCGGGCCTCGGCACGCTGGTCTCGGGCGCCTACATCGGCATGGACCCGGGTACCGGAAACGGCGAGGCGCTCACCGCCTTCCGCGGGCTGGAGGAGCCGCCGCTGATCCGTTCCAGCTCGCCGGGCCGGCGCTTCGCGCTGCGCGCCGACCGTCTGGGCGGCCTCGGGCCGGGAGCGCCGATCTACTACCGCGGCATCCAGGTCGGCGAGGTGGTCGGCTATGAGTTCTCCAAGGATTGGCAGTCGCTGACCATCCCGGTCTTCATCCATGCCCCCTACGACCGGATCGTGCGCCCCAACACCCGCTTCTGGAACGCCAGCGGCCTGTCGGTGTCCATCGGGCCGGAGGGGCCGACGGTGGCGCTGGAATCGCTGCAGTCGCTGGCGACCGGCGGCGTGTCCTTCGAGACCCCCGGCCTTGGCGGTCCCGGCGACAACGGCGAGATCGCGGCGGAGGGCACGGACTTCCCCCTCTACGAGAACCGCAGCGCCGCCAGCGACGCCCGCTTCACCCGGCGGGTGCCCTTCCTCGTCCATTTCGACGGCTCGGTGCGCGGCCTGCATCCGGGATCGGCCGTGGAGTTCCGCGGCATCCGGGTGGGCGAAGTGACCGACATCCGTCTGGACGTGGACCCGGTGACCGGCAACGCGCGCATCCCGGTTACCCTGAACATCGAGCCGGAGCGGCTGGGCGGCGAACTGCCGGCGGCGCACGACACCGAGGCCGCCTATGCCGGCATGAAGGCTCTGGTGGAGCAGGGACTGCGGGCGCAGCTGCGCACCGGCAACCTGCTGACCGGCGAACTGATCGTGACGTTGGACCTGTTCCCCGACGCCCCGAAGCAGACGATGATTTCCGGCGGCCCCTATCCGGAACTGCCGTCCCAGCCGAACGTGCTCGACACGGCGACCAAGACCGCCACCGACCTGATGAACGAACTGGCCCGCGCACCGATTGCCGAAACGGTGGTGGAACTGCGCTCGACCATCCAGAAGGCCGGCGCCCTGATCGGCTCGCCGGAGGTGGCGCAGGCGATGGTGTCGCTCAGCCGGTCGCTGGCCGAGCTGGAGAAGACGACGCAGGCGCTGGGCAGCGAGGGCGAACCGACCATCCGCGCCCTGCGCGACGTGGCCGAGAACACCTCCAAGCTGGTCCGGCAGGCTGAAAAGACGCTCAGCAGCACCGATGGGCTGGTCAACTCGTCCCGCCCCGCGGTCAATGACCTGCAGGGGCTGGTGCGCGAGCTGACCGCCGCGGCCCGGTCGATCCGCGGCCTGACCGACTATCTCGAACGCCATCCCGAAGCCCTGATCCGGGGCAAACGCGGTTGA